In Calothrix sp. PCC 7507, one DNA window encodes the following:
- the infC gene encoding translation initiation factor IF-3 — MPVIEKKRTRDLPQINERIRFPKIRVIDTDGSQLGIITPQEAIQLAEEKELDLVLLSDKADPPVCRIMDYGKYKFEQEKKAREARKKQHTADVKEVKMRYKIEEHDYNVRVKQAERFLKDGDKVKATVMFRGREIQHSDLAEELLKRMATDLEPFGEVQQAPKKEGRNMMMLISPKK, encoded by the coding sequence ATGCCTGTGATTGAGAAAAAAAGAACTCGCGATCTGCCCCAAATTAACGAACGCATTCGTTTCCCAAAAATTCGGGTCATTGATACTGATGGCAGCCAACTGGGAATTATCACCCCGCAGGAAGCAATACAACTAGCAGAAGAAAAAGAGCTAGATTTGGTGCTACTCAGTGATAAGGCCGACCCGCCGGTTTGTCGGATCATGGACTACGGGAAATATAAGTTTGAGCAAGAGAAGAAAGCGCGGGAAGCTAGGAAAAAGCAGCACACGGCTGATGTCAAAGAAGTGAAGATGCGCTACAAAATAGAAGAACACGACTACAACGTTCGTGTCAAGCAAGCAGAGCGCTTTCTTAAAGATGGTGACAAAGTCAAAGCGACTGTGATGTTCCGGGGTCGAGAAATTCAACACAGTGATTTAGCAGAAGAATTGCTCAAACGCATGGCCACTGATTTGGAGCCGTTTGGTGAAGTGCAGCAAGCGCCAAAAAAAGAAGGGCGAAACATGATGATGTTGATCTCACCAAAGAAATAA
- the trmB gene encoding tRNA (guanosine(46)-N7)-methyltransferase TrmB, which yields MAPVRVRQHVNPLANKYKTPASPINWEKVYIQPNQPLHLDIGCAKGRFLLQMAERESSWNFLGLEIRETLVVEANKIRSELGLTNLYYLFCNVNNSLQSLLSSLPKGTLQRVTIQFPDPWFKNRHAKRRVVQPELVADLANYLDVGGVVFLQSDMEFIAVEMCDRFAENPAFQKLGTDEWLAENPLPVATEREIFTQEKGEPVYRALFTRK from the coding sequence TTGGCACCTGTGCGAGTTCGTCAGCATGTTAATCCACTTGCCAACAAATATAAAACACCTGCAAGTCCCATCAATTGGGAAAAGGTTTATATACAACCAAATCAACCGCTACATTTAGATATTGGTTGTGCTAAGGGCCGGTTTTTATTGCAGATGGCAGAGAGAGAATCAAGCTGGAATTTCCTTGGCTTGGAAATTAGAGAAACCCTAGTAGTGGAGGCGAATAAAATACGCTCTGAGTTGGGGTTAACAAACCTGTATTATTTATTTTGTAATGTAAATAACTCATTGCAATCACTTTTATCTTCCCTCCCCAAGGGAACCTTACAGCGCGTCACTATTCAATTTCCCGATCCTTGGTTTAAAAACCGCCATGCTAAACGGCGAGTTGTACAACCAGAATTAGTAGCAGACTTAGCAAATTATCTTGATGTTGGTGGGGTGGTGTTTTTGCAATCAGATATGGAATTTATTGCAGTGGAGATGTGCGATCGCTTTGCCGAAAATCCAGCTTTTCAGAAACTGGGTACAGATGAATGGCTAGCAGAAAACCCACTACCCGTAGCTACAGAACGGGAAATATTCACTCAAGAAAAAGGTGAGCCAGTTTATCGCGCTTTATTTACCAGAAAATAA
- a CDS encoding glycosyltransferase gives MRTRILHVVGEMNRSEIATWLMHILRHIDRECFQMDFLVHTTQSCIYDEEILALGSQIIPCLYPSQLWIYASNFRQILSKYGPYDVVHSHVHHFSGYILRLAQQRGISTCIAHSHIDTSVIEHQTAFTRQMYFSLMKGWIERYATHGLGCNRNALMNLFGEEWETDSRWQILYYGIDLAPFADEINRTAIRAEFAIPEDAFVIGYVGRYHEQKNQDFLLKIAANVIQYEAKMYLLLVGEDSLQSNIKQQVLQMGLGDRVIFAGRRLDIPHLMRGAMDVFVFPSFYEEASITLIAAQAAGLPCIFADVIPQEVEVVKPLLKRVSLSQPASEWAQEIIAQRYAVSIISPDEALKLLKNSPLSIEKSLQHLQSIYQAEFTNQSVERD, from the coding sequence ATGAGAACACGAATCCTTCATGTTGTTGGGGAAATGAATCGGAGTGAAATTGCAACTTGGCTGATGCACATTTTGCGACACATTGATCGTGAATGTTTTCAGATGGACTTTTTAGTGCATACGACTCAATCTTGTATTTATGATGAAGAGATTCTTGCTCTTGGTAGCCAGATTATTCCTTGTCTATATCCATCCCAACTATGGATATATGCTAGTAACTTTCGGCAGATTTTGAGTAAGTATGGCCCCTATGATGTCGTTCACAGTCATGTTCATCACTTTAGTGGTTACATTCTCCGATTAGCACAACAGAGAGGTATTTCAACTTGCATTGCTCATAGCCATATTGATACTTCTGTAATTGAGCATCAGACGGCATTTACCAGGCAGATGTATTTTAGTTTAATGAAAGGATGGATTGAGCGTTATGCTACTCATGGTTTGGGATGTAACCGCAATGCATTAATGAATTTGTTTGGTGAAGAATGGGAAACTGATTCTCGGTGGCAAATTCTATATTATGGCATTGATTTAGCTCCATTTGCTGATGAGATTAATCGCACCGCTATTCGTGCAGAATTTGCAATACCGGAAGATGCTTTTGTGATAGGTTATGTTGGCAGATACCACGAGCAAAAAAATCAGGATTTTCTGCTAAAAATTGCTGCAAATGTTATCCAGTATGAAGCAAAAATGTACCTGCTCTTAGTAGGTGAAGATTCACTACAATCAAACATCAAACAGCAAGTTTTGCAGATGGGTTTAGGCGATCGCGTCATTTTTGCTGGTAGGCGGCTAGACATACCTCATCTGATGCGGGGTGCGATGGATGTCTTTGTGTTTCCATCTTTCTACGAAGAGGCAAGCATAACATTGATTGCTGCCCAAGCGGCAGGATTACCCTGTATTTTTGCAGATGTGATTCCCCAAGAAGTAGAAGTAGTGAAGCCACTATTAAAGAGGGTATCTTTATCACAACCTGCTTCCGAGTGGGCACAAGAAATCATAGCTCAACGCTATGCAGTATCAATAATTTCCCCAGATGAAGCTTTAAAGTTGCTGAAAAACAGTCCCTTGAGTATTGAAAAATCTTTACAACATCTGCAAAGTATTTATCAAGCAGAATTCACTAATCAGTCCGTTGAGAGAGACTAA
- a CDS encoding lipopolysaccharide biosynthesis protein, with translation MQQNKLLRLHCHLSSTFIGNAVYTACQWGMLMVLAKFGSSAMVGQFALGIAITAPVFMLTNLQLRSVQITETKKQYCFSDYLGLRLISSTLALLVITIISILGGYRWETSIVIFLVGVAKGLESISDLFYGLIQQHKDTDLIVRSLIIKGLLSLTLLFVGVYSSGSILWGVIGLVFALAAVLLGYDIPNGIMMLKQALKVKPRWHLKSLIKLILLCLPLGLMSMLIALNTNIPRYFIAQYLGEQELGIFAAIAYLMVIGSMVVSALGESSIARLTKYYANQDVIAFRTLLLKLVRIAVLLGGIGVLMALVAGQQILTLLYQPEYAEQTNVFIWLMVAAGISYISSFLGYGMTATGQFFIQIPLFTTVVSISSIACVWLLPELGLVGAAIALSLAATVQAVMSCVVIHHSLHRLQSQTN, from the coding sequence ATGCAACAGAATAAATTACTTAGGCTACACTGCCATCTTTCATCGACATTTATTGGTAATGCTGTTTATACAGCTTGTCAGTGGGGGATGCTCATGGTGTTAGCTAAATTTGGTAGTTCGGCAATGGTAGGGCAGTTTGCTCTGGGAATAGCGATTACAGCACCTGTATTTATGTTGACGAATTTACAACTACGGTCTGTACAAATAACAGAGACAAAAAAACAGTATTGTTTTAGCGATTATTTAGGACTTAGGTTGATTTCATCAACTTTAGCGCTGTTAGTCATTACAATTATTAGCATATTAGGAGGATATCGCTGGGAAACATCTATAGTTATTTTTTTAGTGGGTGTTGCTAAGGGATTGGAGTCTATTAGTGATCTATTTTATGGACTGATACAACAGCATAAAGATACAGATTTAATTGTGCGATCGCTCATTATAAAAGGTCTTTTATCCCTGACGCTATTGTTTGTTGGAGTATATTCATCTGGGAGTATTTTGTGGGGAGTTATAGGGTTGGTCTTTGCTTTAGCGGCAGTGTTACTAGGTTACGACATTCCTAATGGCATCATGATGCTCAAGCAGGCTTTGAAAGTGAAACCTCGTTGGCATTTAAAAAGCTTAATTAAGCTGATATTACTGTGTTTACCCTTGGGGTTAATGTCGATGCTAATTGCACTCAATACTAATATTCCCCGTTACTTTATTGCCCAATATTTAGGAGAACAAGAACTGGGGATTTTTGCAGCCATAGCCTACCTGATGGTGATAGGAAGTATGGTAGTGAGTGCATTAGGTGAGTCAAGTATTGCCAGACTAACTAAATATTATGCAAACCAAGATGTCATAGCCTTCCGCACGCTTCTACTTAAGCTGGTAAGAATCGCTGTTTTGCTTGGTGGAATAGGTGTGCTAATGGCGCTGGTAGCTGGACAACAGATCCTAACTCTATTGTATCAACCTGAGTATGCAGAGCAGACAAATGTGTTTATTTGGCTGATGGTTGCTGCTGGAATTAGCTATATATCGTCTTTTCTCGGCTATGGAATGACTGCAACTGGGCAATTTTTTATCCAAATACCTTTGTTTACTACTGTGGTGAGTATCTCTTCCATAGCTTGTGTTTGGTTATTACCAGAACTGGGATTAGTCGGAGCAGCGATCGCTCTAAGTTTAGCAGCTACAGTGCAGGCTGTGATGAGTTGTGTAGTAATTCATCATTCTCTCCACAGACTTCAGAGTCAAACTAATTAG
- a CDS encoding glycosyltransferase family 4 protein: MLKILHLINSFNKGDVEKWLLYMLGEIPRIQYEIDFCCKGANLGVLAQVAQHLNAKVICCPLGINQAIFAQQLRQILQEGGYDILHNHLQIYSGLPVWVANQLGIPAITSFHKNNIGMQKPLNRLTIIRQMRSVYAEISVRYAVRHSHLITGCSQGVINSLDSQITKLPKRPCVLNYGIAIPDLSTPEERHAFRKSFGWLDNVPIILHVGRFIEQKNHLGLLSIFKLVLKHIPTAKLLLVGEGPLHTVIERSITQRQLDHAVYLLGAREDLPLLMSKCDIFLLPSLHEDLPVVALEANAAGLPVIGSKIPAMIEAVVDGKTAILHDVADIEGMAKSAIALLHNRQYCQQLGNAGRKWVTDNYSTSASAKQLMSIYDSVIES; this comes from the coding sequence ATGCTAAAGATTTTGCATTTAATCAACAGCTTCAATAAAGGTGATGTCGAGAAATGGTTACTTTATATGCTGGGTGAGATACCACGAATTCAATATGAAATAGACTTTTGTTGTAAAGGAGCAAATCTCGGTGTATTAGCTCAGGTTGCTCAACATTTGAATGCTAAGGTTATTTGTTGTCCATTAGGTATTAATCAAGCCATATTCGCTCAACAACTCAGACAAATACTCCAAGAGGGAGGATATGACATATTACACAACCATTTGCAAATATATAGTGGCTTACCTGTGTGGGTAGCCAACCAATTAGGAATTCCGGCTATCACTTCTTTTCATAAAAATAATATCGGTATGCAGAAACCTTTGAATCGCCTCACTATTATCCGGCAAATGCGCTCAGTTTATGCAGAAATTAGTGTGAGATATGCAGTTCGTCATTCTCATTTAATCACAGGTTGTTCTCAAGGAGTTATTAATAGCCTCGATTCACAGATAACCAAATTGCCAAAACGTCCTTGTGTACTTAACTATGGCATCGCTATCCCCGATTTATCAACACCTGAAGAACGTCACGCTTTTCGCAAATCTTTTGGTTGGTTAGATAATGTCCCGATTATTCTTCATGTAGGACGCTTCATAGAACAAAAAAATCATTTGGGATTGCTATCTATATTTAAACTAGTTTTAAAACATATTCCTACAGCAAAGCTACTATTAGTGGGAGAGGGACCACTGCACACAGTAATTGAAAGGAGTATAACTCAGCGCCAACTCGATCATGCGGTGTATTTGTTGGGTGCGCGTGAAGATTTGCCATTATTAATGAGTAAGTGTGATATATTTTTGTTGCCCTCTTTGCATGAAGATTTACCGGTGGTAGCGTTAGAAGCTAATGCAGCTGGACTTCCCGTAATTGGCTCAAAAATTCCTGCAATGATAGAGGCGGTTGTGGATGGTAAAACTGCAATATTACACGATGTTGCAGATATTGAAGGGATGGCTAAATCAGCGATCGCGCTACTTCACAATCGACAATATTGTCAGCAGCTTGGCAATGCTGGCAGAAAATGGGTGACAGATAACTACTCTACATCAGCCAGCGCCAAACAGTTAATGAGCATTTACGATTCTGTCATTGAAAGCTGA
- a CDS encoding pentapeptide repeat-containing protein yields MHKSYFKRRGTQRLNAEGHKGFPQRTSALSSAILCVLIIFLLFPLPASAAQPERTPLTIEILQERLQTPTLREGNLTVDLRQMVIDLRPENTSFRDTFYQMLRKELQKTGGKTLGLDLSFSLILGDFVGRDLGLKTPLYDQSLAPIFTTTEQEELERLRLVCLEALAIDLPDSQDCRSLLGTQSNASSDISVFRGALTLVQTRFNGEVKFANTFFLQSVDAQGATFIQPTNWAETRFSRAVSFSSATFRQLSNFKGSIFFNKANFKQALFQEFTDFQGSIFVDNASFNQVNFKQLAKFTSVQWQGNADFSDVHFTNQAQFTKANFEQLLLLIETTFDQAVSFRETQFNQPINLRGASILNQADFSDARFAKESCLNVPGLTFNSNQAKILGNPGQIGKIFCVPTLQGNQNVLRNLGQNFRQQQQISDTNQLEYTKQRLRFIELTRLLVATNINSASIANLQKLGFSTIQAQEIIQRRIVKLFRNSSELLTLADIDLEIYTKLSDRLVVSEPLSLGGWLLQAWGWLALSVLLLLSGYGTNFWLVFGVGGVAIAFFGLLFWLVDRYRRWRPVAIVPTVSETISILASFSFLTFFSLLAIFRNSEQPWLTLGCLFIIIIPVPVALLCRLYQQGRYHDLMDVSYFTEDGTMRQLRLLIGRLPVIPRNQTFRERYMPLLSDRNWNWLNYYDFSLNNLVRLGFNDIRMRDEHLPGIIATLAWYEWSLGVLYITLVLWTLSRTIPGLNLLIYLK; encoded by the coding sequence TTGCATAAATCATATTTTAAACGCAGAGGTACACAGAGGTTAAACGCAGAGGGGCACAAAGGTTTTCCTCAGCGAACCTCGGCGCTTTCCTCAGCGATACTCTGCGTTTTAATCATCTTCCTTCTTTTTCCTCTACCCGCTAGCGCCGCGCAACCAGAACGTACACCTCTAACCATAGAAATATTGCAAGAACGACTGCAAACACCAACGCTACGCGAGGGTAATTTGACAGTAGATTTGCGACAGATGGTAATTGATTTACGACCAGAAAATACCAGCTTTCGTGATACTTTTTACCAAATGCTGCGAAAAGAATTGCAAAAGACTGGTGGTAAAACTTTAGGTTTAGACCTCAGTTTTTCTCTGATTCTAGGGGATTTTGTCGGTCGTGACTTAGGTTTAAAAACACCTCTTTATGATCAATCTCTTGCCCCTATTTTCACCACAACTGAACAAGAAGAATTAGAACGTCTACGCCTCGTTTGTTTGGAAGCACTGGCTATTGATTTACCAGATTCTCAAGATTGTCGATCGCTTCTGGGAACTCAATCAAATGCATCTAGTGACATCAGCGTTTTTCGTGGTGCTTTGACGTTGGTACAAACTCGCTTCAATGGGGAAGTAAAGTTTGCAAATACGTTCTTTCTCCAGTCAGTAGATGCTCAAGGTGCAACCTTTATTCAACCTACTAATTGGGCAGAAACTAGATTTAGCCGTGCTGTTAGCTTTAGCAGTGCGACATTCAGGCAGTTAAGCAATTTTAAAGGTAGTATTTTTTTTAATAAAGCTAATTTCAAACAAGCCCTATTTCAAGAATTTACTGATTTTCAGGGCAGCATATTTGTAGATAATGCTAGCTTTAACCAAGTGAATTTTAAGCAATTAGCTAAATTTACTAGTGTGCAATGGCAAGGTAATGCTGATTTTTCTGATGTGCATTTTACTAATCAGGCACAATTTACTAAAGCTAATTTTGAGCAGTTACTTTTATTGATAGAAACGACTTTTGATCAAGCTGTGAGTTTTCGGGAAACGCAATTTAATCAACCGATAAATTTGCGGGGTGCTAGCATTCTCAATCAAGCAGATTTTAGTGATGCGAGGTTTGCTAAGGAATCTTGTTTAAATGTACCTGGTTTAACTTTTAACTCTAACCAAGCGAAAATTTTAGGTAATCCCGGTCAAATTGGTAAGATATTTTGTGTGCCGACACTGCAAGGTAATCAAAATGTTTTACGGAATTTGGGGCAAAATTTTCGACAACAGCAACAAATTAGCGATACTAATCAGCTAGAGTACACCAAGCAGCGATTGCGATTCATAGAATTAACTCGCCTTTTGGTGGCGACAAATATTAATAGTGCTTCTATTGCCAATTTGCAAAAACTGGGTTTTTCCACAATTCAGGCGCAAGAAATTATTCAACGCCGTATAGTCAAACTATTTCGTAATAGCAGCGAGTTACTGACTTTAGCAGATATTGATTTAGAAATATACACCAAATTGAGCGATCGCCTAGTTGTCAGCGAACCTCTTTCTCTCGGTGGGTGGTTGTTACAGGCTTGGGGGTGGTTGGCTTTGAGTGTTTTGCTGCTGTTGAGTGGATACGGGACAAATTTTTGGTTAGTGTTTGGCGTCGGAGGAGTAGCGATCGCTTTTTTTGGCTTACTATTTTGGTTAGTCGATCGCTACCGTCGCTGGCGTCCTGTAGCAATTGTTCCTACAGTCTCCGAAACAATATCCATCTTAGCTAGTTTTAGCTTCCTGACATTTTTTAGCTTATTAGCCATATTTCGTAATTCCGAACAGCCTTGGCTGACATTAGGATGTCTTTTCATTATTATCATCCCCGTACCAGTGGCTTTATTGTGCCGACTCTACCAACAGGGACGTTATCACGACTTGATGGACGTTTCCTACTTCACAGAAGATGGTACGATGCGGCAATTAAGATTACTAATTGGGCGTTTACCTGTGATTCCCAGAAATCAGACTTTCCGGGAACGATATATGCCACTATTGAGCGATCGCAATTGGAACTGGCTCAACTATTATGACTTTAGCCTCAACAACCTCGTGAGATTAGGATTTAACGACATTCGGATGCGAGACGAACACCTACCTGGGATCATCGCTACATTGGCTTGGTATGAATGGAGTCTGGGTGTACTCTACATCACCCTAGTCTTGTGGACTCTCTCTCGCACAATTCCCGGATTGAACTTGCTGATTTATCTCAAATAA
- the ilvN gene encoding acetolactate synthase small subunit — translation MKHTLSVLVEDEAGVLSRISSLFARRGFNIESLAVGPAEQGGVSRITMVVPGDDRVIEQLTKQLYKLVNVLKVQDITETPCVERELMLLKVNATSSNRSEVIELAQIFRARVVDVAEDSLTLEVVGDPGKMVAIVQVLQKFGLREIARTGKISLTRESGVNTELLKSLEVKI, via the coding sequence ATGAAACATACTCTCTCAGTTTTAGTAGAAGACGAAGCGGGTGTACTTTCCCGCATTTCTAGTTTATTTGCTCGTCGTGGATTTAATATCGAAAGCCTAGCTGTTGGCCCTGCGGAGCAGGGAGGAGTTTCTCGAATTACGATGGTTGTACCTGGTGACGATCGCGTGATTGAACAACTCACTAAGCAACTATACAAGCTAGTCAATGTCCTCAAGGTACAGGACATCACTGAGACTCCTTGTGTGGAGCGAGAATTGATGCTTCTGAAGGTTAATGCTACTAGCAGCAACCGCTCAGAAGTCATCGAACTAGCTCAAATTTTCCGGGCGCGAGTGGTAGATGTGGCGGAAGATTCTCTGACTTTGGAAGTTGTGGGCGATCCTGGGAAAATGGTAGCGATCGTCCAGGTGCTACAAAAATTTGGCCTGCGGGAAATAGCCCGTACTGGCAAAATTTCCCTAACCCGTGAGTCTGGCGTGAATACCGAGTTACTCAAATCCTTGGAAGTCAAAATTTAG
- a CDS encoding BON domain-containing protein — MGWLKRLFGMEKPENAEVNPAPQAVAQAATAIQQAPTATQSIPPERVGLNGEYDQSGLAKRVALAFDQDSQLDDVNTLWVAQTGGTVVLKGQVPSQDILNKMISVARTVNGTSAVDTTQVKVG, encoded by the coding sequence ATGGGTTGGTTAAAGAGACTGTTTGGCATGGAAAAACCTGAAAATGCAGAAGTAAACCCCGCTCCCCAAGCAGTAGCACAGGCTGCTACAGCGATTCAGCAGGCTCCCACAGCTACTCAATCCATTCCCCCAGAGCGGGTAGGATTGAATGGAGAATATGACCAGAGCGGTTTAGCAAAGCGGGTAGCATTGGCGTTTGATCAAGACTCACAACTCGATGACGTAAATACCCTCTGGGTTGCTCAGACAGGGGGAACTGTAGTGTTAAAAGGTCAAGTCCCCAGCCAGGACATTCTCAATAAAATGATTTCTGTAGCAAGGACAGTTAATGGCACCTCAGCTGTTGACACCACTCAAGTCAAAGTTGGTTAG
- a CDS encoding alpha/beta fold hydrolase, which produces MTTTVHWQERVGNQRDWIWRGWQTRYTYIRPTQNHQNATPLILLHGFGASIGHWRHNLEILGEHHAVYALDMLGFGASEKAPANYSIELWVEQVYDFWRAFIRQPVVLVGNSNGSLISMAAAAAHPDMVAGVVMMSLPDPTLEQEAIPALLRPILMPVIMTIKKIVASPLVLKPVFHFVRRPNILRRWASIAYANPEAITDELVEILAGPPQDRGSARAFSALFKAAIGINFSPSVKQILPTLTVPMLLIWGQKDRFVPPVLASQFAQYNEKLQLLNLEDVGHCPHDECPEQVNQAILDWIDKYLGE; this is translated from the coding sequence GTGACTACTACAGTACACTGGCAAGAAAGGGTTGGTAATCAAAGAGACTGGATTTGGCGGGGCTGGCAAACTCGCTACACCTACATTCGTCCCACTCAAAATCACCAAAATGCAACACCCCTAATTCTGTTACACGGCTTTGGTGCTTCCATTGGTCATTGGCGACATAATTTAGAGATTTTGGGCGAACATCATGCAGTCTATGCTCTGGATATGCTGGGTTTTGGCGCTTCTGAAAAAGCCCCAGCTAACTACAGCATAGAACTGTGGGTAGAGCAGGTGTATGACTTTTGGCGAGCATTTATCCGTCAACCAGTGGTGTTAGTGGGTAATTCTAACGGTTCCTTGATTTCCATGGCCGCCGCAGCAGCTCATCCTGATATGGTGGCAGGTGTAGTCATGATGAGTTTACCTGATCCCACCTTGGAACAAGAAGCGATCCCGGCTTTGCTGCGACCAATCTTAATGCCCGTGATCATGACAATTAAAAAGATAGTCGCATCGCCTTTAGTGCTAAAACCTGTGTTTCATTTTGTGCGTCGGCCTAACATCCTGCGTCGCTGGGCTAGTATTGCTTACGCTAACCCTGAAGCGATCACCGATGAACTGGTCGAAATTTTAGCCGGGCCACCCCAAGATCGGGGTTCTGCACGGGCTTTTAGCGCCCTATTCAAAGCTGCGATCGGTATTAACTTTAGTCCTAGTGTCAAGCAAATATTACCAACCTTAACAGTTCCGATGCTTTTAATTTGGGGACAAAAAGACAGGTTTGTACCCCCCGTACTTGCTAGTCAATTTGCTCAATACAATGAGAAATTGCAACTACTCAACCTAGAAGATGTTGGGCATTGTCCCCATGATGAATGCCCAGAGCAAGTAAACCAGGCGATTTTAGATTGGATTGACAAGTATCTTGGGGAATAG